The following proteins come from a genomic window of Candidatus Bathyarchaeota archaeon:
- a CDS encoding DUF5752 family protein: MTDICLMFEVHQPLRLNRNFHLDLLARPPASKKDLFELYFDNTLNKHIFNRAARKCYLPANNIIFNEIERFKREGKQFKISYGISGVFIEQCKSWNPSLLESFKQLAQTGCVEFLDETYYHSLASLFGTDRSEFVEQVKMHRQLVKDLFDYEPEVFENTECLYNNAIAKTVADMGYKAIITEGVERILGWRSPNYLYKAKGSSIPVLLRNYRLSDDIGFRFSSTWWNEWPLTAQKYASWLAAIQGQTVVIFIDYETFGEHHWPETGIHEFLKWLPGEVLKWEHLYWRTPSEIVRLHQPVGEIDVNDYYTVSWADLERDPSAWISSPMQRVSYELLKGLEPFVKGLGDKDWLRLWRYFQMSDHLYYMSVKGEGPGDVHSYFNPSGNPIDAFVSFSNILSNFEARILQELQKPELAARWILRRLPSDKGFTFFYEFARPTNVTTHDLLEFAKALNNVPVQSLQYHVERGDFETWLSQVLGDKKLAEKIASIAKEEFVGETLRRKLLTVVEARVKQLKAIAAKDKV, encoded by the coding sequence TTGACTGACATCTGTCTAATGTTCGAGGTTCATCAGCCACTGCGGCTAAACCGAAATTTCCACCTAGACCTATTGGCAAGACCACCAGCATCCAAGAAAGACCTCTTCGAACTCTACTTTGACAATACCCTTAACAAACACATTTTCAATCGCGCAGCGAGGAAATGCTATCTTCCTGCAAATAATATAATCTTCAACGAGATTGAAAGATTTAAACGAGAAGGGAAGCAGTTTAAGATTTCTTATGGGATTTCCGGAGTTTTTATTGAGCAGTGTAAAAGCTGGAATCCAAGTCTTCTTGAATCGTTTAAGCAGTTGGCGCAGACGGGTTGTGTAGAGTTTCTAGACGAAACGTATTATCATTCTCTTGCCAGCCTCTTCGGCACCGATCGATCTGAATTTGTTGAACAGGTGAAGATGCATCGCCAGTTGGTGAAAGACTTATTTGATTATGAACCCGAAGTCTTCGAAAACACTGAATGCCTCTACAACAACGCCATCGCCAAAACCGTCGCAGACATGGGCTATAAGGCAATCATAACAGAAGGCGTTGAACGCATTCTAGGTTGGCGAAGTCCAAACTACTTGTATAAAGCAAAAGGTTCTTCTATTCCTGTTTTGCTTCGCAACTATCGCTTGTCAGATGACATTGGCTTCCGTTTCTCTTCAACATGGTGGAACGAGTGGCCTCTAACCGCTCAGAAATATGCAAGTTGGCTGGCAGCTATACAAGGACAAACGGTTGTCATTTTCATCGATTATGAGACTTTCGGGGAGCATCATTGGCCAGAAACTGGAATTCACGAATTTCTCAAATGGTTACCCGGTGAAGTACTCAAGTGGGAACATTTGTACTGGCGAACTCCTTCCGAGATCGTACGTCTCCATCAACCAGTTGGAGAGATCGACGTAAATGATTATTATACTGTTTCGTGGGCTGATCTTGAACGTGACCCAAGCGCATGGATCAGTAGCCCGATGCAGAGAGTTTCTTATGAGCTCTTAAAAGGCTTGGAACCTTTCGTAAAGGGTTTAGGGGATAAAGATTGGCTGAGGCTTTGGCGGTATTTCCAGATGAGTGACCACTTGTACTATATGAGTGTAAAAGGCGAAGGACCCGGAGACGTACATTCCTACTTTAATCCCTCAGGAAATCCAATCGACGCTTTCGTTTCATTCTCTAACATACTTTCTAATTTTGAGGCTCGAATTTTACAAGAATTGCAGAAACCTGAACTTGCAGCCAGGTGGATTCTGCGGCGGCTGCCTTCCGATAAAGGCTTTACTTTCTTCTATGAGTTTGCACGACCAACTAACGTGACGACTCATGACTTGCTTGAGTTTGCCAAAGCACTCAACAATGTCCCTGTTCAGTCACTTCAATATCATGTGGAAAGAGGCGACTTTGAGACGTGGCTGAGTCAAGTTTTAGGCGACAAGAAATTGGCTGAAAAGATAGCGTCTATAGCTAAGGAAGAATTTGTTGGCGAAACACTTCGCAGAAAGCTTCTAACAGTTGTTGAAGCTAGAGTCAAACAGCTTAAAGCAATAGCAGCGAAGGACAAAGTGTGA